In Rhodocyclaceae bacterium, the following proteins share a genomic window:
- the tuf gene encoding elongation factor Tu (EF-Tu; promotes GTP-dependent binding of aminoacyl-tRNA to the A-site of ribosomes during protein biosynthesis; when the tRNA anticodon matches the mRNA codon, GTP hydrolysis results; the inactive EF-Tu-GDP leaves the ribosome and release of GDP is promoted by elongation factor Ts; many prokaryotes have two copies of the gene encoding EF-Tu) has protein sequence MAKGKFERTKPHVNVGTIGHVDHGKTTLTAAITTILSRKFGGEAK, from the coding sequence ATGGCCAAAGGAAAATTCGAACGCACGAAGCCGCACGTGAACGTCGGGACGATCGGTCACGTCGACCACGGCAAGACGACGCTGACGGCGGCGATCACGACGATTCTGTCGCGCAAGTTCGGCGGCGAGGCGAAG